In the Calonectris borealis chromosome 11, bCalBor7.hap1.2, whole genome shotgun sequence genome, one interval contains:
- the HOMER2 gene encoding homer protein homolog 2 — MCEVGTRPPLAAERGEPPGGAAAAERCRDMGEQPIFTTRAHVFQIDPSTKKNWVPASKQAVTVSYFYDSTRNSYRIISVDGAKVIINSTITPNMTFTKTSQKFGQWADSRANTVFGLGFPSEQQLTKFAEKFQEVKEAAKLARDRSQEKIETSSNHSQESGRETPSSTRASSVNGTDDEKASHGGPAEAHLKSENDKLKIALAQSSSNVKKWETELQTLRESNARLTTALQESAASIEHWKKQFSACKEENDQLRSKIDELEEQCNEINKEKERNAQLSRRLQELETELQDKELELEELRKQGEIIPQLMSECESVSQQLQAAEKKNKDLEEKVRTLRTEVEESKHRQTNLKTELKNFLDVLDGKIDELHDFRQGLSKLGIDN; from the exons AGAACAGCCCATCTTCACCACCAGAGCCCATGTCTTCCAAATTGACCCCAGCACGAAGAAGAACTGGGTTCCCGCAAGCAAGCAGGCTGTAACTGTTTCCTACTTCTATGACAGCACGAGAAACAGCTATCGGATTATCAGTGTGGATGGAGCCAAG GTGATCATAAACAGCACAATCACACCTAACATGACCTTCACTAAAACGTCGCAGAAGTTTGGCCAGTGGGCGGACAGCAGAGcaaatactgtgtttggtttgggCTTTCCCTCCGAGCAGCAGCTGACGAAG TTTGCAGAGAAATTCCAAGAAGTAAAAGAAGCTGCCAAACTAGCAAGAGACAGATCTCAAGAGAAAATTGAGACCTCAAGCAATCATTCCCAG GAATCTGGACGTGAAACACCATCTTCTACTCGAGCATCTAGTGTGAACGGGACAGACGACGAGAAAGCATCACATGGTGGCCCTGCTGAGGCACATCTCAAGTCTGAGaatgataaattaaaaattgcTCTAGCCCAAAG ttcatccAACGTGAAGAAGTGGGAGACGGAGCTGCAGACGCTGCGGGAGAGCAACGCCAGGCTGACCACGGCGCTGCAGGAGTCCGCGGCCAGCATCGAGCACTGGAAGAAGCAGTTCTCAGCCTGCAAGGAGGAAAACGACCAGCTCAGGAGCAAG ATTGATGAACTGGAGGAACAgtgcaatgaaataaataaagagaaggaaagaaatgcgCAGCTGAGTAGACGTCTCCAGGAACTGGAAACAGAACTTCAGGACAAAGAGCTG GAACTGGAAGAGCTCCGAAAGCAGGGTGAAATTATACCACAGCTAATGTCAGAATGTGAATCTGTATCTCAAcaattacag GCtgctgagaaaaagaacaaagatctTGAAGAGAAAGTCAGAACGCTAAGGACAGAAGTTGAAGAGAGCAAACATAGGCAGACCAACCttaaaactgaattaaagaaTTTTTTAGATGTACTAGACGGGAAGATAGATGAATTACATGATTTCCGACAAGGACTGTCTAAACTTGGGATTGACAACTAG